A section of the Streptomyces xinghaiensis S187 genome encodes:
- a CDS encoding Mrp/NBP35 family ATP-binding protein translates to MATDTPPVSTPSEEAVRAALATVNDPEIHRPITELGMVKSVDIAAGGSVAVGVYLTVSGCPLRDTITREVTEAVSAVEGVTSVSVELDVMSDEQRKELAAALRDGKAEREVPFAKPGSLTRVYAVASGKGGVGKSSVTVNLAAAMAADGLKVGVVDADIYGHSVPRMLGTEARPTQVEDMIMPPSAHGVKVISIGMFTPGNAPVVWRGPMLHRALQQFLADVFWGDLDVLLLDLPPGTGDIAISVAQLVPGAEILVVTTPQQAAAEVAERAGSIAVQTHQKIVGVVENMSGMPCPHCDELVDVFGSGGGERVAEGLTRTTGANVPVLGTIPIDVRLREGGDDGRPIVLTDPESPAGSALRSIAGKLGGRKRGLSGMALGITPRNKF, encoded by the coding sequence ATGGCTACCGACACTCCCCCCGTCTCCACGCCCTCCGAGGAGGCGGTGCGCGCCGCCCTCGCGACGGTCAACGACCCGGAGATCCACCGCCCCATCACCGAGCTCGGGATGGTCAAGTCGGTGGACATCGCCGCCGGCGGCTCCGTCGCGGTCGGCGTGTATCTGACGGTGTCCGGCTGCCCGCTGCGCGACACGATCACCCGCGAGGTGACCGAGGCGGTCTCCGCCGTCGAGGGCGTCACCTCGGTGAGCGTCGAGCTGGACGTGATGAGCGACGAGCAGCGCAAGGAGCTGGCCGCCGCGCTCCGCGACGGCAAGGCCGAGCGCGAGGTGCCCTTCGCCAAGCCCGGCTCGCTCACCCGCGTCTACGCGGTGGCCTCCGGCAAGGGCGGTGTCGGCAAGTCCTCGGTGACGGTCAACCTCGCCGCGGCGATGGCCGCCGACGGACTGAAGGTCGGGGTCGTCGACGCCGACATCTACGGCCACTCGGTGCCCCGCATGCTGGGTACGGAGGCCCGTCCGACCCAGGTCGAGGACATGATCATGCCGCCCTCGGCGCATGGCGTGAAGGTCATCTCCATCGGCATGTTCACCCCCGGCAACGCCCCCGTGGTGTGGCGCGGACCGATGCTGCACCGGGCGCTCCAGCAGTTCCTCGCGGACGTCTTCTGGGGCGACCTCGACGTGCTGCTGCTCGACCTGCCGCCGGGCACGGGCGACATCGCCATCTCCGTGGCGCAGCTCGTCCCCGGCGCGGAGATCCTGGTGGTCACCACGCCCCAGCAGGCGGCGGCCGAGGTCGCCGAGCGGGCCGGCTCCATCGCCGTGCAGACCCATCAGAAGATCGTCGGTGTGGTCGAGAACATGTCCGGGATGCCCTGCCCGCACTGCGACGAGCTGGTGGACGTCTTCGGCAGCGGCGGCGGTGAGCGGGTCGCCGAGGGGCTGACCCGGACCACCGGTGCGAACGTGCCAGTGCTCGGCACCATCCCGATCGACGTCCGGCTGCGCGAGGGCGGCGACGACGGCCGTCCGATCGTGCTCACCGACCCCGAGTCCCCGGC